The stretch of DNA gaatatcaacacgtgctcatgtttactgatgggaatttggtaaacgaatacaCTTTAGGGCACAGTAActttaaggcgggtacacatatgcgagcagaactgttcgcgaaccgtttgtgaacgctatattcgttaatgtgtacggcagaaaaaaccgcttgcgtactgtttcatcgtgactcgtcgcgaaccaaattttTGCgggttgcggtttatttcacgacttcaaaggaagctcgtctttcagtttggacggcgcttactagacgcagcgaacatttttattgtgtcatcaaatcgacattgtgtgaatgacgtgttccttcctagagagacgtgagaaaacagtaaactgattattgtacatatttttatttttgttaaacaagcaaaaacagaacataaatcagtacccaaattataaataaaatgaatcatttcgcacatgtgtgttcgttgttggtttgtcgctttccatggatcgagataagtatgcgatcagtaagatgtagaatatttttcaaggatctgtacgcgtacggtacgtataccgttcggctcgcatatgtgtacccacctatacacataaacacctcttgacgcgaactgtgccgccaatgtgtgaaaattgtcaagtaacactctccgtgaagcatatactaactcagtaCAAAACATATGGAGCAggaagaaagaagcacactaccccaaataatataaaggaagccttaggaaaaaatatgaacattaaaaacacaataagtcatcttaaagactcaggactgtatcaattattataattttttctaactttacctgtattatattttttaggtcgctaataacccttgttattacagcgtaaataaataaaaaaaataattgtctCGCTCCCACCGAGCATTTAACACAGTTTACTATatgtattgttatttttgttgcATTTTTCACGTATTGACTATCACAAAATTTTCAAAAGTACGTTGTTTTACCTtgtacacttttaattttaaagtaattccAAATATAACTTTTAGATTTTGTACTAAATTTTGCTTTACATCGATTCATTCCAAATATTTGCACGTTAATATATCACCAAAACAATAAATACTGATACTGTAAACATCCTAGCTAGTGGTTCGTGGGATTCCCCGGCTATTTCGATTTTCGGAAATTTTATCTAAAATCGCATTAGCGATTCTCCAGACAAGAAAAGCAAAAAAGAATTTCATGAAGTAGGTGTTTGGGTTTCAAGAATAATAATGTTTGGGATGCAAAAAAATATACTGTGAATTGACCAAAACAatgtacatattttttaaattataataatttgacccATATCTAcctagtttttattttgtttcggtttttgtaaatataaaaaattctgGCGGAACATTTTCTGGTCGAGAATTTTGAATACTCTCGTTCTCGAGAATATTCTCTTCAGAATATGCTCTTCTTACATCACTACTTCCAGTTACCATGGCTAAGATCTACTATCAATAGCGCATTGATTTTTTTTACTACATCATTTTTTTGGAACTTAGTTTGGCTATATAATGAGAAGCTGAAATTTTCggtaatacagtaaaacctcccttaaccgaaacctttttaaccgaaacatcgtttaaccgaaacggctgacagtttcaataatttcgtcaataaaaagtaaatgtttgtcgcaaaacgtaaataattccgttaatttcactcaccaattgatgtctatgtgtgttgggaaataacaaaaaccaagagctctaaaagatatttccgaaaaggcattttaaggtatagaagccaaaaaagttcatggatgtcaaCCACTTTATtcttagaatggtttgaaaatgaattcgtcttaagtgtaaaatcctttttaaaataaaaaaaccttctcgtcaaagcattgttgcttgttgacaatgcgccctcaccttcaaaatctacaaaatggtgacaattgtcagatttttgccaccgaatgtcacaagctaaatccagccgttagaccagggagtcatagagacattcaagagacattatagagaagcattcttaagacatctgttattacaggagacgaattaatccaaaagtgttcccgaaattctcaaatctttaacaataaaacatttttattggtgagctgagtcgtgggccaagatcaaatcttcaactttggaaaaatgctggaacaaactttttgataagattttgattgacgatcctgaagaagaaaatggtaaaaaaacgacagaagaaattaaacctttcattaaaaatttgccgggacatgacgaaattaactaagaagagatacgtgactggttagcagctgatgactcagaacgagAATatatcgaccaggacatcattgatatggttctttatcaagacaacctgagcatatcagatgccgaagatgacgacccaagaagcaacaggcagcacaagaccgtcgacgagattttcaatgctttagacgaaagaattttatacagtaggcctaattagttagggacacgactagattcttaatttttgttgttattacataaagttttgtccttttcagattgctttacgtttcgtcgaacaatcgaatgaggcaaactcatgacgttctgcaaattaacgatggagggagagagaaacatcgttgtcaaacgaaaacgcaaaaaaaatagcagatttctttaaaaaagcatgttaaacttgttcattttccttaattttattactttattttggatttacttattagaaaacattacgaaatcaactcatagtattttttaataccaatactttgatcaagaatattataaaaaaaaatgttatttttaaccgaaattcttgttatccgaaacggcctcccccccaattatttcgattaacggaggttttactgtatgtattttagtagatTGTCTACTATTTTttcaaacaaacaatgaattggTGTACTTCTTGAAGCCCTAAacatattattaaacatttatttaccacGTGATCTTCTTTTTTGAATTGACTTCTTGATGCGTgagtacagaaaaaaaaacaatattaatctTTTAATGTTTTAGTAATAACTCAATTCGTACAGTAATGGGAATGTTCCTTTCACTGTCAAATTTGATATTTCATTAAATTTGATATTCGCTGCCTATTTCCATATATCAGCCTACCGAAGCGACGAAACCATGAATATGGAGAAAGTACATTTTACGAAAATAACTATAATGGGAAATATTCTTGGGTTTTTACCTTACAAAGataacaaatataataagttGTATTCATGGATAGTGTGTGGTATATTTTTTGGATTTTATCTGAAATGTATAATCGATAGAATATGGTTTCAACTACACACTTCGAATATTTTTATCAtggatattatttataacatcaGCTATGGGTCCATTATCATTTCttgttttttaataagttttaactACAGGTGTCTATGGTTTCAATTTATAGAAAAGATTAATGAGGTAATGATAGACCGATCGATTTCTACAATTAAAAGtgcttttaaaagaaatatcCTACTTATCGACTTTGTTTTAGTTATACTCATACTTCTGGCACAAGCCTATATCATTTGGAATGAAATTCATTTTATGCCCGATATATCATACTACTTCATAAGACTTTATCAACTCTGTCTGACCTTGACAATCTTTGACGCAGCTACTATGATCTCTAATAAATATCTTTTTCTGATTGAACAACTTTACTGCTGCCATAGTTCAAAAGATGTATTGCGTATAAATGTCGATAACATAGTTATCATCAAACGACAATACACTGAAACATGCAAAATTGTGACAATGTTTAATAAGCTTTTTGGATGGTCTCTTGTCATCATATTTCTGGCTATAGTTCTTGAGATAGTCATGGTGTACGTTTACTACTATGATCAGTTTTCTTATAAAGGTGAAATTACGATTTTATTATTCAATAAAGTAAAAATAGTGGTTGCAATTAGGGGATTACTAACGATTATGGATGGTATCAAGAGCATATTAAATctggtaatattttttattacatattattttaatattgttctgaagctagtttcttgtggcattttaaagtaataaatatttgaatgggaataagccacaattaaaggttaaagtatgtttattgagGCATACCAACAAAAGGACccggaaaaaaggacgcataaaaaaggacgcggaaaaaaggacgcgcgaaaaaaggtcgcgtggaaaaaaggacgcgtagaaaaaaggacgcatattattaatgaaatactataaatagtttattttaattgacaatagcaattacccccgtttatcccctatatataattacagaaaatgattctacctaacctaaaatcggttacggtaaaagtaaaaagtgaaaaatatttatatgaaaaaaacttgccttcacactttatccaggcttaggactggcagcagaagctggcgtgtttacaagtttttttttatgtttttttaattttttgctttttttggaatttttttgtcattttatttttttttgttttatttttgatattaattttttttgtattttttttatgtttgcaaCTGAAAATTGTGAGCAATGTCTCTCAAATATTCTAAAGTTGGCCTGTCAGCATAATCGGCAACAATAGCCCTTATCCTGTTTGCTGTATCttgatattttcttttgcgtGGAGGTACATTGCCCGAAATGTACTGctctattttcaaaacatttaaatcatattctttttttagagaattaataaatttccaaatattcggatgtgcactattgagaagagaagaaaagctgTTGTGCCATCCTTCGACAGCATTATTAGTTCGAGGTATATCTTGGTCTGCCAAATCGTAACAATTCCATACATTTGCTGGAAAAAGGGGTTGTCTTCGATTTCCTCTTCTAGCTAATCTCCCTATCCAAGTGTCTTCAAAGTAATTAATCAGCGGCACTAGTagttcttcattttgtgtataaAAATCGCTATTGAGCAACTCCTCGTACACTCTGACTACATGGTTGTCTGGAACAAACGCAAGAGCTGTCAATTGTCTTAGGTAAAGGGCGAAGTCAGGATTCTCAATATATCTACGTTACAATCCGGCACTTTGAATATGGCGCCACATACACTGCGAGAAATGAAAAAAACATCCGCGGATTCTCACATTTGGGAACTCAGTTTGTGCAGCATTCACTGCCGCTATTTCAAAGTCCATCATTATTATTGTTAGAGGGCGCAAGGCCGGATTCAACACCTTTAGTTGCTGAAAAACACGTGTATAAGTCTCTTGTGTTTTGTTCGTTAGAAGTGCAAATACAGTCGGGATTACATTACTGTATCGCACTCCATGAATTGTGTATATTTGAGAAAACAATGGTGGTGCTGAGTTAAATGTTCCATTGGCATACCAATGATCGCATTGTTTCATAAATCTTAAATTTCTTTGtgttgaaaataacaaaatacgtTCTTCTTCTGGCCCGCTGTCAAATAATAGAAATAGCTTACCGCCTGtagttgttttatattcttcaggaAGCACAAGTTCTTCTAAATTTCTCGGATTTGCGGGCGTACCTCCTAGCTCGTTCCGAACTCTTTGCACAGTTTTTTTTAACGACGACACTGATGGAAGTTGTGCCGTAGCAGCTAAGGAAAGTCCTTGAGAAATTTCACTTACTACACCTTGGGTGGAGTGTTCCAGTTGTTGTGCAACTTCTTTCATCCGGTTACAAGCTTCTTTTGCTTCAATCTTTGCCGTGTCTGCAACGTGATTATGTTGTGTGGATTTTGTAATTTCATCCACAACGGTATGCACTCTTCCTGTACATTTGCACTTATTATAAGTAGCACACTTCCAAATTGTCTTTTCACCAATCACTCGCTCTTTTTTATGGAGAAATCCATTATAAAGTAACAAGTTGTTGCCTTTTTGGCTTTTCACAAACGCTAACACCATCTTAACAGactgatatcaatttgtaaaatgttttcttgttaaGAACAGAATAAATTACCTACCGCGACAAGTTTCCCCTATATAAATAATTTGGGGaaccgattttaggttaggtagaatcattttctgtaataacatatggggataaaaagggggtaatggctaatgtcaattaaaataaactatttatagtaattcattaataatatgcgtccgtttttccacgcgtccttttttcgcgcgtccttttttcgcgcgtccttttttccgcgtccttttgtcgtagattcgtttattgacgtttcaatttccacttcggaaatcgttctcaaaataaaaacattagtaaattaaacaaattttttttgttacttggtaaaaattttttctaataatttatatttatctgactcatttatattgagaATTCAggcatacattatacattttaaaatagacgactttaaaatgatattgtcaatattgttgagttgcgttcctgggacgactttacttataagatagttcattcgattacatgaaatcaactttaacttgagaatatccgttagAAAAAaccatagcatgtaattcgtctttaaaaagacaaacacatgccatgatgacagtaaaattctcatgttagtgatttcataataaattataaggaaaaaaccaggaaaaaaacctcataatactatcccgacatggtaagtatttgatcgtacatttagtttactttcaataaacatcaaattctgatttaatatgtttgttatttaaaaaacataaatgatgtatcctctatatgttactgacttactaaaactggtattttccttttaataacttcctcttttaatatgggtaacctgAGTGGgacctagcctcctcaagaatttctctccagtagtccctatccatcgcctttcacCGCCAAGCacatttctcatgtcttcatcaattttagtgttgcccaaaatcggtcttggtctcgcaatcttggtcttgttcttgcgttttcgcaagaccaagaccaagaccaagaccgcctaattttagcaagaccaagaccaagactgaccgtgcaagatttacgcaagaacaagactcagcctgcgagactcttgcgtcttgcagttaggacggagtgtcgttttagcgCAAATGAGAcgcgcaaaaaaatatgtaataaaaatttaaaaaactggacttatgtgcattacgaacaataccataaacatacatcaaaatcatcaaacaaaatattcattaaaaccAACACATTGGACACGTGCTCAGagatcataattacaatgtaaaaataaaatattttgtacattcttttccagcagacgacttcttcgctctgaaattaattgtccagatttatagccgccctctaatcataaaataatcttgcattgatacgtcggcagtaatatcgtatcgaaattttttataaatatgtcaccttagctataaaaaatagaacacttattattacggacacccacttaataattcaatttttttcccattataacttaggaggaatctaaataaataaatcttatcggcctaacactaaacattgtttctgctgagtgtgcgatgagatcattcggttaaaccaactttgctgaaagagcgcgataatattcaaaagtttattaataacaacagataatgtagcttaccgtgtaaacaaaataccgaaatatttagaataaggaagtaacgatatataattctcggtttgttattagatacttagggtattgaatagtaacggacattaatagtagtaggtactttttcgacatcactaaacttcatttgacaagtttacaatttgacatgggggacaaagattcaaatagttttaagatagtcggagtagtgagcgttctaattatagatataaaagacctaagagcaaatttgatgagtttttcgaaataatttatgcatcccatattgctttgtttgaattgtgcctacatagaaaggttaaaatgaaaatgaaaaacagaaacacttcaggtttaaggaagcatctaatatcttttcacaaaaaagaattacaaagcTTTCTTCCTAAAAAATcaaaattctggttcctaaaaaaatattcctactactttattttggtaaattaatgtatttattaagtagatatctccttaatttaaaataacttgttttgattattattgctttcttacctattctttatttttttaagttagttttttatataaaagtagaactAAGATTACCatcaatacctttctagacaaaaatgttctttaaaatacagtcaaatttatgtcattaatttggtttgtttgtgttttaaccatgtttgattgactttcaTTGGGCATGGTAGGtagctgggttagttagagcataggcaaggatcgcttagatcgtggcttcaaactcccctagtaacgtttaataaatagcaataggctaatgggtaactgcaagacttgcaagactcttgctgcaagaccaagaccaacaAGActgggagtgcaataccaagatcaagaccaagaccaggtgtattggcgcaagatcaagaccaagactgtctaagtctcgtcttgttcttgcatttgggcaacactagttcctggtatattctataaagtttgaagttgtatcgtcttctccacacttcattgtcattcacTAATCCATAGATTCggcttagtacttttcttttggCACATCCTAACAtgttgttttcattatttttagttAGAGTCCAGGtatctgaaccatatgttaggaatgggcgtattattattttgtagaattttatttttgtatttctcgatataattgtggatttaaggaggagattgagccaaAAAATAGCATCTGGCAGAAAGCTCAAGACATAAACAAAGGAAGAATACAGTTAGTTGTTGGAACTGGTGCTGGATCTGTCAAAGGTATTCCAAAATATGTGGATCTACATGTGTATCGCATTGATCCTAGCACCAATGTGACTGCAATGGAAAATCTTCTGGAACCCCATTTTCCGGAAGTGCTTTGCGAGTCTATGAAGTCTCGCTACCCAAGTCTTTACTCATCATTTAAGGTCCgaatatatcaaaataattttaatgaagcTATGGATCTAGCACTCTGGCCTGAAAATGCAtgtgtgaacaattttttgtaccTACGGAAAAATCAGAGGTTCCAGAGGTAATTTTTAACCCtaaattaatgttattaaatgttcaaagtataaataactataaaatgTGTGATTTGTTGTTGATattattacatttaaaaatatagaaatcttATGTCTAACAGAATTATGGGAAACCATTGACTCTATTAATAATGTATACATTGACGGATTTACTATGAGTAGTACTTATTGTAGAAACTCTTCAGTGAGAGGAGGTGGTGTAGGAATATTCGTAAAGAGAAATGTAAACGCTCATAATATTAATGTCAAAAAATTCTGTTCTGATAAACATTCAGAGTTTTGCTGTTCTTTGATTTTGCGGTACATATTGAATTGCTACCGATCTCCGTGTGAAgacgtaaatatttttttaaataatcttttaaataataaacaataaccaAACAAAACTACTGAATTGCTTATCTGCTTACAACATACATACTAATCTTGTCAAATGGCCTACAAGAGTAACAAATACCAGCATAACAACaattgataatatttttgtgaatttttctAATTTAGGTACATCATGTATTCTTGACAACACTGTGTCCGATCATAGAACTGTTTTAGTTGAACTTGAAATCGATATATCGACCTTGCCTATGTCTTGTCAAAAGCGATATTTTTCTGAGAGTGGGATAGATAATCTTGTTATAAGTCTTATGCTGGAAGATTAGAATCTTGTTTACGGTATACTTGATACTAATTTGGCTTTTAATGTGTTTGTTGAATTTTTTCGCattattttaacattaattttccaTTGCAAAATAAACGTATTATAAATGATCGTAAGAAATGGGTAAACACTGAAGTACGCTTATCTAGTAGTAACTTAAAAAACTTGCATGTTTTATCTAGATCCTGTCCGGATCTTCGTGAATATTACAAGTTAGAAAAAAGGAAACACCAGAAACTTTTATGTTTGACAAAGAAAATTATTACCAGAGTATTATTTCGTC from Diabrotica undecimpunctata isolate CICGRU chromosome 4, icDiaUnde3, whole genome shotgun sequence encodes:
- the LOC140438986 gene encoding uncharacterized protein codes for the protein MVLAFVKSQKGNNLLLYNGFLHKKERVIGEKTIWKCATYNKCKCTGRVHTVVDEITKSTQHNHVADTAKIEAKEACNRMKEVAQQLEHSTQGVVSEISQGLSLAATAQLPSVSSLKKTVQRVRNELGGTPANPRNLEELVLPEEYKTTTGDCNNEKLQTIRLTSNEKHYSPTDLDEMSAFVGLLYFAGVKRAQHLNTSELWSTDGTAPE